In Chloroflexota bacterium, the genomic window TGACACCAGCCCGATAACCGAGGCCGGCAGGGGCCTGAGCTAGAGAAGCACGGCGGGGAGGACGCGGAAGCGCACCCTCCCCGCCTTTCTTTGTGTGCCGTCAGCGGCCGGCCTGCGCCCCGGCCAGCTCGGCCGCCGTTGGCTCCAGCTCCTGCTGGTGGTGCTCCATGTCGGCGCTCTCCAGCTGAGCCAGCAGCGCCAGCAGGATGTCTGACCCCGTCACGATGCCCACCAGTTGCCCCTCACGGGTCACCGGCAGCCGGTGCAGGCTGCGCTCGCGGAGCATCGTCAGGGCGCTCGCCACGGACGCCGTCTCGGGGATCGTCGCCGCCGGGCTGGACATCACCGACCTGACCGTCTCGGTCCGCAGCAGCGCCAGGTAGTGCTCGGAGGTCGGCTGGCGGTCTTCGGCCAGCTCGGCCACCTTCCGCTCGTGCCAGCCCAGGATGTCCCGCTGTGACACCACGCCGGTCACCGCGCCGTTCGCGTCGAGGACCGGCGCGCCGCTCGCATGCCGCCGAACGAGCTTGCGAAGCGCCACCACCAGCGACTCGTCCTCCCGCAGCGCGAGCACGTCGCGCGTCATGATGTCGCCCACCCGCTGGCGGCCCATCACGCCGGACGCCGCCGCGCGCGCGCTCACTGCCAGCACCGGCCGATCCACGCTCCGCACGACTTCGTCGGCCACGCTGCCCAGCAGCCACCCGGTCATGCCGCCACGCCCGTGGGTAGACATCACGATGGCGTCCACGTTGGCCGTGGCCGCCGTCACCGCCAGGTGGTGCGCCACGGACCCCTTGCTCTCGCTGACGATCACCTGCGTTTCCACCGTCACATCGCGGGCGCGGACCGTGCCGGCGATGCGCTCCAGGTACTCCCGCGCCAGCGAGACGCGGTAGGCCGCCTTCTCGTTGTCGCGCACGCGGCCTACGCCGCCCTCGCCGAGCGATGGGTCTGGCCAGGGCGCAACGCGCACCAGCAGCAGCGTGCCGCCCGGCGCGACGATCTCCTGCGCGGCGGCAACCGCCCGCTCCGAGAGCGCCGAGCCATCGAGCGGCACGATGATCCGTGCGAACGACGGCGTCCGCCGCTGATCCGGCGGATCGGCGCGGACCAGGAAGACCGGCACCGTCGCGTGGGCCAGCAGCTGGTGCGCCACGCTGCCCAACACCAGCCGCTTGAGGCCACTGTGGCCGTGGCTGGCGATGACGACTGCTTCTGCGCCAAGCTGATCCACCAGGTCGAGCAGGGCCACGGCTGGCGTGCCTGACGCCACCGTCACCGTCGCCGCGACGCCGGCCGCTTCGAGCCGATGCTTCACGCCATCGAGGTACTCGCGAGCGGCCTCCCGCTCGATCTCCAGCACCTCCTCGTACACGTCGGTCGAGATGGCGCCGGCTCCCCAGGTGTCGGTGGCCAGTTGCGGGTATTCGACCACCCGCACCAGCACGATGCCGAGCGCCCGGTCCTGCGCCAGCTTGATCGCCCACGGCAGCGAGGCCTCGCTCGCCTCCGAACCATCGAGCGGCGCCAGCAACGTCTTCTGCACGATGCACCCCTTCCCGGCCCGGCGTCGATGCGTCCAGCGGATACGCTCACGAGGCCGACCGTGTCGAGCAGCGCAAAGCCGCGCCGCTGCTCCTCCACCCTCAGGATGGCGCGCCCGAGCACCCCCCGCGAGGGTGCTTCATCCCCTCCTCCAGGGGACGGCTGCACCGCGTCAGGGCGCCCGATCCCCCCACACCTCTGCAAGCGGCAGGACACCCGACCCCTCCGTCTGATGCCCTTCGACACGCCGAGCCGCCAGCCGCCGCACGGTACGTTGAAGGCGCCACCTCGGCGCGCGTCTGGACCGGTCACCGTGAGCGACGGTTCGGCTGCCGAGAAGGGAGACACGCACCATGTCTGCCGTCCACCACGGTGCACGCGCGCTGACTGCCGACGAAGCTCGCCGACGCTGCGATCCGGCCACCCTGGCGCTGCCCGACCTCGCGCCCGGCGATGCCGACCTCGCGCTGATCGGTCAGGAGCGCGCACTCAGCGCCCTCCAGCTTGGCATCGCCGTCCATGACGACGGCTTCAACGTCTTCGTGGCCGGACCGCCCGGCGTCGGCAAGATGACGGCAGTACGTCGCTTCCTCACCCGGGCCGCTCGCACGCGCCCCACGCCCGACGACTGGTGCTACGTCTACAACTTCGACGACCCGACCCGCCCACGCGCCCTTCGGTTACGGGGCGGTCAGGGGCGTACCCTCCGCGACGGCGTCCGCGCCTTGGTGACGGCCGCCCGCCGCGAGATCCCCCGTGCCTTCGAGAGCGAGGAGTACATCGCCGGCGTCGAGACCATCATGAACGAGATGAACCATCGGCGCGAAGAGCGGATGGTCGAGCTGGGCGCCCGGGCCAAGCGCCAGGGCTTCCAGTTGCGCGCCACGCCGATGGGCATCGCCCTGCAGCCGGTCGTCCGCAACCAGCCGCTCTCCGAGGAGGAGTTCGCGCAGTTGCCGGCCGAGGTCCGCGCCAGCATCGAACTGAGCCGCGCGGCCCTGAGCGTGGACGTGCGCGCCTTCATGAAGGAGATGCGGTCCGTCGAGCGCGAGTCGCGCGAGCGCCTGGAGGCCCAGGATCGCGACGTCGGCCTGCACGCCGTCGGCGGGCTGGTCGAAGACCTTGCCGACGATTATGTCGATCAGGCGGAGGTCAGCGCGTACCTGAGCCACGTCCGCGAGGGCATCCTGACGGACATCGCCCTCTTCCGCGCCAACCCGGCCCCTGGCCACCAGCACAGCCAGCCGGCAGCCACCGCCGATCCCTCCCAGCAGATCCAGGAGCGCGCCTTCCGCAAGTACGAGGTCAACGTGGTCGTGGACAACGGCGACACCGCCGGCGCGCCGGTGGTGGTCGAGTCCAACCCGACGTACCCGAACCTGATCGGCCGGATCGAGCGCGAGGCCGTCCTCGGCGCCCTCCTGACCGACCTGACCCTGATTCGTCCGGGGGCGCTCCACCGCGCCAATGGCGGCTACCTCGTGCTGCGCGCGGAGGACGTGCTGCGCGCGCCGCTCTGCTGGGCCGCGCTGGAGCGCTCTCTGCGCGAGAGCTGCGTCAGCATCGAGGAGGCCGGCGAGGCGCTGGGCCTCAGCAGCACGCGCGGTCTGCAGCCAGACCCGATCCCGCTCGACGTGAAGGTGCTGCTGATCGGCGATGCGACGACCTACGCCCTGCTCTACAACCTCGACCCGACCTTCCGGCAACTGTTCAAGGTCCGCGCCGACTTCGACACCGTGACCGCGCGTACTCCGGAGGCTGAGGGCCTGTTCGCGGCACTGGCGGCGCGGTGCTTCCAGCCGGACGGACTGAGGCCAGAGCCGGGCGCCCTCGCCGTGCTGGTCGAGGAGGCGTCACGACTGGCCGACGACCACCAGAAACTCGCCATCCACTACGACCGTCTCCTGGAGCTGATCCGCGAGGCCGAGCACTGGGCGGCGGTGGACGGCGCGCCAGCGGTCCGGGCGGCCGACGTGCAACGGGCCGTCGAGCAGCGGGTGTATCGCTCGGCGGCCGTGCAGGAGCGGCTCCGCGAGATGATCGTGCGGGGGGTGCTGCTGGTGCAGCCGACCGGCACGGCGGTCGGGCAGGTCAACGGGCTGGCCGTCATGGCCGTGGGCGATCTGCCGTTCGGGCAGCCCGCCCGTATCACGGCGACCATCGGCCTGGGCCACGAGGGGCTGCTGGACATCGAGCGGCAGGCGGAGCTGGGCGGCCCGATTCACACCAAGGGCGTCCTGATCCTCGGCGGCTACCTCGCGGACACCTACGCCCGCGAGAAGCCGCTGGCGCTGACCGCCCGGCTGGTGTTCGAGCAGAGCTACAGCGAGGTCGAGGGCGATTCAGCCTCGCTGGCCGAGCTGCTGGCGCTGCTCTCCCGCCTGTCCGATCTGCCGCTCAAGCAGAGCATCGCCGTGACCGGGTCGGTCAATCAGCGCGGCGAGGTGCAGGCGGTCGGCGGCGTGAACCAGAAGATCGAAGGGTTCTTCGACGTCTGCCGCGCCCTCGGCCTGACCGGCGAGCAGGGCGTCATCCTGCCGGCCTCGAACGCCGAGCACCTGATGCTGCGCCCGGACCTGGTGGAGGCGATGGCGGACGCCCGATTCCACATCTACACCGTTCGCCACGTCGACGAGGCCCTGGAGCTGCTGACCGACGAACGGGCCAGCGCCGTCCACAAGCGGGTGGACGAGCAGATCCGCAACCTCGCGGACGCGGCGCTCCACTTCGACACGCGGGGCAAGAGCCGCCGGCGCTCGCACACCAGCGCCAACGGCAAAGCTGGGACGCCGACTACTTCCGGCGGTTGACCCGGTCGTCCAGGCGGTAGACGTAGGCCAGCACCTCGGCCACGACGGTGTACAGCTCAGGAGGGATCACCACACCAACGTCGATCTGGCTCAGCACGGCGGCCAGCCGGGGGTCTTCGGTGACGGGGACGCCCGCCTCCTGCGCCCGCCGGATGATCTCCTCGGCCACCAGCCCCTGCCCGACTGCGGTGACAACGGGAGCCTCGTCGTTGGCAGGGTCGTAGGTCAGCGCGACAGCCGTGCGCGGCTGGCCCGGCTCGCGGGGGGGCAGCGTGCCGGGCGGCGGCATCGGGATCGCGCCGGAGGCCGAGCGGAGTGGGGCCGGCACACTGGCGGCAGGGCGGCCTGGAGCCGGTCCGCCGGCGGCTACCGCGCGAGCAGCGCCTGCCAGATCGGCGACGTGCTGCTGGTCGGCCCCGCCGCGCCGGCGCCCCGACGAGCCTGCGCCGCCCTGGTGGGTGCGCCCGCGTCCGCCCGCGCTCATGCGTGGACATCCACTTGATGCAGGCGCGGCGAGCCGGCGTTTCCGGCCACGCCCGTCTGCGAGGATGGGGCCGGCGGTGGCGGCTCGTGGGCTGCGTCCACGGTGGTGTGCCCGTAGCCCAGCCGCTTGAGCCGCCCGACCAATTCCGACGCGCTGGCGTTCAGCAGCGCCTCGGCGAACGGCGTGGCGGCCCCGAAGTGGCAGGCCACGCTGTGCTGTCCGACGGTCAGGTTGACGGCCAGATCGCCCAGCCCTGGCAGGTTGAGCCTGAGCTGCACCACGTCCGGACGGGCTGGCTCGCCGGGCTTCGTCGGGCGGGCGTCGCGCTCGCGGACGCGCATCTCCAGCGTGCTCAACTGCTGTCCCATCACCGTTGGGATGGTGACGGCGAAGAAGCGTGGCTCGGAGCGCTCGGCGGGAGCGGCCGGCGAGCCGTTGAGCAGCTGCTCGCCCTGAACCGTCGCCTGAACCCGCTGCAACGACGCCGAGAGGGAGGTTGCCAGGGCGCTCCGGCCCTCGCGCGCCTGGGGCGGCAGGGACTGGGCGAGCAAGTCGAGGCGGGCGCGCACATCCTGGCCCGGGGAGGTCAGCGCGGCGCGCGACGTCCCGTCCGGGGGTGGCGCGTCCAGGGCTGGCCGCGCGAGCTTCGCCTCGAGCGGCGTGCCCGTGCGGTCGAGCGACTGCTGGAGCCACCGCGCGATGCCCGCCGCGCCCTCCTCGAGCGGCACGCGCCAGTCGGCCAGCAGCTCGGCGGCCAGCACGCCGGCCTGGCTGCCGGACATCGGGCTGCGCGTGAGCTGCTGCATGGTGTCGAGCAGCTCGCCCCAGGCGGCGCTCGGCGCGAACTGCCCGGCCTGGAGCTGCCGGGCCACCGCGAGGCTGAGCGGCGTGATCGGCAGGCCGAGCCGCATCAGCGAGACGGCCGGGCCAACATCGCGCAGGGAGCCGCCGGCCGCCGCGACCTCACGGCGCAGGTTGCGGACGGTCCCCTCCTGCACGGTGACGCCCTGCGCCAGCAGCTCGCCCACCAGCACAGCGTTCATCTCGTCGGGATGGACTCCAAGGTTGACCAGCAGGCGTCCCAGGTCGGTGGGCGCGAGCGATGCCCGTGCCAGCGTCTGGCTGATCTCCGGCGTGTTCGTCGCCAGCAACTGCCCGAACGCCACCGCGCCGCCCACGCTCTGCGCCAGCCGGCCATAGGTCGGCATGGCCGATTTGGCGATGAGGCCCGTCGAAGCGGCGACGCCGGGGGCCGTGCGCTGCGAACCGGTTGCGCCGGACACCTCGGTGGCAGCATCGTTCGCAGCTTCCGGGTCCGCGACGGCTCCGGACGGCGACCACGCCTGTGGGCCGGTCGCGCCGGCAACGCCCGCCCGTCCGGGCCGGCCGTCGAGCTGGGTGAACATCAGGCTCGCGAGCGCTTCGGCACTGCCGGCCAGCGTCGGCAGCCCGAACGCACCGGGCATCCAGGGCGTTCCCGCCGATGGCCCACCGGGCGCAGCCGATCCTGGGAAGACGGAACCACCACCGTTCGGCTGGCCCAGCCCCGGCGCGAAGCCCGCCCGAGCAGGCTGTCCTGGCAGGAGGGTCTGCCCGGGCAGGCCCAGCCCAGGCTGGCCATTCGCGGCGGATGGCTGCCCGGCAGCGCTCGTCGGCTGGCCCGGCAGGCCCGTCGGAAGCTGCGAGCCGAACTCTGGCCGCCCGGACTGACCGCTCTGACCGTTCGACTGTCCGGAGCCCTGTTGACTGCCGGCCTGTCCCTGTCCGTCCGATCCTGGCTGCCCGCTGCGCCCGGCCACGGGCGCTATCGGCCCTTGCCGCGCGCCCGTCGCTGGCGCGGCCGTCCCGGCGGTCTGGCTGCCGCTGCTCTCGGCGCCGCGCGTCTGGCGTGCCCTGCCGAAGGTATCGTCCACCATCCGCAGCAGCATCTTGCCGGAGGCGCTCTCTTCGACCATCAGGTTGACCTGCTGCCCGACGGTCAGCGGCACCCTGCTCGACGCGTTGAAGGTGTGCTCGCCCCACTGCAAGCGCACTTGATCGCCGTCGACCCGCGAGACGCGCGCCTGCACCAGCTGCCCGGCCGTCAGCGTGCCGAACCCGAGGGCCGGCAGGCGGCCGGCGATGGTCGACGTGACCGGGGCGACGGGCTCCATGAGGGCGGCTCCTCCTGGGATGGGGTGGGCGTGGGCACAGCTTCGGATACGCCGGGCAGCGCGTCGGTGCTACTAGGACTATCGGCGGTTGCGGGGTAGCCGTCGAGCCTCAGGTGAGCGGTTCCCGGCGTCCATGCGGGCCACCGCGTGCGCGGAACAGATGCAGACAGGCTGGCATCGGCCTCGGTGAGCGATCGAACATCCGTCAGCTAGTCAGAAGTCGCGGCGGCCTGCTCCGTCCTGGATACAGCCGTCCCGAACAACGTCAGGAACGTCCGGAACGGCCGGAAAGAGACGGCCACCCCCGACGAAACGTCGGAGACGGCCGAATTCGATGTGGAACCGTACCGGGGGCGGCGAAGATCGCCGCGCTCCCAGAAGCGTCAGCGCTCCCAGAGGCGTCTAGCGCACGACCCGCGTCTGGTTGCGCCGGATCAGCTCCCAGTCGATCTGGTAGCCCAGGCCGGGCGCGGTCGGCGCGTGCACGAACCCCTGGGCATCGACCTCGATCTCCTGCACGAGGCCATGCTTCTGGGCCGAATCCGGCAGCAGCACCTCGAAGTACTCGCAGTTGGGGACGGCCATCGTCAGGTGCAGGTTCGCCACGTTGTTCAGCGAGTTGCCGCCGTGATGGATCTCGCATTTCATGCGAAACGCCTCGGCCAGGTGGCAGATCTTGATCATCGGCGTGAGGCCACCCTTGACCGCCACGTCGCCGCGCAGCATATCGGTGGCCTGCTGGGTGATCCAGGACGTGTAGCCGTAGAGGCCGCCCGGCGAGTGCTCGGTCGCCAGGATCGGAATGTCGAGCTTCGCCTTCAGCTTGACGTAGTTGTACAGATCGTCTTCGGGCAGCGGGTCTTCGTACCAGTAGTAGCCCATCTCCTGGATCGCCAGCCCGACGCGCAGGGCGTCCTCGTAGCTGTAGCTCCAGGTCGAGTCGAGCATCAGCACCATCGTGTCGCCGACGGCCCGCTTGACCGCCTCGCAGACGGCGATGTCCAGCTTCGGGATGCGGGGCGGGTGGATTTTGTACGCCTGCCAGCCGCGCTCGCGGAAGCTCAGCGCCTCCTGAGCGTACTCCTCGGGCGTCTCCATGACAGCGGACGAGGCGTAGGCGGGCGCCTTGTCGCGGTAGGTGCCGATGAGCCGGTGGATCGGCAGGCCGGCCACCTTCCCGGCGATGTCCCAGAGCGCCACGTCGATGCAGCAGATCGAGCGCATCGAGACCTGGCGATTGCGCGCCCACATCGCCTGCCAGATCGCCCCGATGTCGAGCGGATCGCGGCCCATCACCAGCGGCTTGAGCCGCCCGATGACCTCGTGCAGGCTCTCGTTGGCGCCCGAGCTTGACGCCCCGAGGAAGCTGTGTCCCTCAATGCCCTCGTCGGTCGAGATCGTGACAACGCCGACCTCGACGATGCCGCCGGCCTTCGTGCCGCCGTAGCTGACGGGCGGCACGTCCCAGTTGTGGAGCGTGACAGACAGGTCGGTGATCTTCATCGGTCGCCTCCCAGCCGAGATGATGGCCGGCCCGGGAGAGCATGTCAAACGGTCACGAGCGGGGGTACTGGGTTTCGGGTTCTGGGTTTCAAGGGGCGTGGGGCGTGGGGCGTGGGGCGTGGGGCGTGGGGCGTGGGGCGTGGGGCGTGGGGCGTGGGGCGTGGGAGTATGCCTTCTGATGCGCGTCATTGCCTTGCAGCAAGCACGCAACACCCAATTGTCATCCTGAGCGCAGCGAAGGATCTCACCCGCTGACGCGGTCGTTGACAGCACGCACACCGCCATGACGCTCATAGAAGCGGGGGCCTCACCTACTGACGCGAGCGTTGACGGTCAGCGGGTGAGATCCTTCACGTCGCTCGCAAGCTCGCTCGTTCAGGATGACAGCACCGCTGCCCGTCAGGATGACAGCACCGCTGCTCGTTCAGGATGACAGCACCGCTGCTCGTTCAGGATGACAGCGCCTCTGTCTGTCAAGAAGACCGACGCGTTGCTGTCCACTGATAACTGACCACTGGCAACTCATCACCGACCGCTGACCACTCGTCGTGTACACTTCGCCCCGTCGCGAGGCGCGCATGCCGCCGAACGGTGGCCGCGTTTGCTGCTCGCGTGGGTACGGCCCCTGCGTCACGTCGAAGAGGACGGAGTCGGCGGGCGTTGCGGAGGTATCACTATGGTCAGTTCCCCAGGCGTGGGGCCACGAAATCGGATGCGGCAGGGGCGGCGGCTCACGTCGGCGAGCCTGCTGGTCAGTGTCCTGATGGTCATGGGGCTGCTGCTGGCAGCCTGCGGCCAGGCAGCGCCGGCGGCGCCCGCCGCCGCCCCGAAGGCCTCCGAGGCCACCAAGCCGGCCGCGCCGGCGGCATCACCAGCCGCGCCTGCTGCCGCGTCACCGGCCGCGGCGTCATCGCCGGCGGCCGCGGCGGCCTCACCAGCGGCCGGAGCTTCGCCAGCCGCCGCACCGGCGGCCTCCCCGGCCGCCAGCCCGGCGGCCAAGCCGGCCGGCGCTGGCGCGCCCTCCGGCAGCGTCGTCACCGGGCCATCGGCTCCGCCGCCGGTCGTTGCGACGGCCGGCAAGCCGGGCGGCACGGCCATCGTCGCCATCGACGCCGATCCCGAGACCCTGAACCTCGGCATCACGACCGGCTACGCGGCCGGCGATGTCGGCTCGAAGATCTTCGAGGGCCTCGTCTGGACGGACCACAACTTCAACGCCCAGCCGGCCCTGGCGGCCTCCTGGACGGTCTCGGCGGACGGCAAGGAGTACACCTTCAAGCTGCGGCCGAACGTCAAGTGGCACGACGGCAAGCCGTTCACCAGCGCCGACGTGAAGTTCAGCTTTGAGGAGATTCTGGCGAAGCTGCACCCGCGCGCCCAGACCACCCTCAAGCGGCTCCAGAGCATCGAAACGCCCGATCCGCTGACGGTCACCATCAAGCTTTCCGAGGCGTACGCGCCGTTCCTGCTCCAGCAGACGGCCTTCGACTCGCCGATCCTCCCCAAGCACGTCTACGAAGGCTCGGACCCGAAGGCGAACCCGGCCAACCAGTCACCAATCGGCACCGGCCCCTTCAAGTTCGCGGAGTGGAACCGGGGATCGAGCCTGAAGGTCGTCCGGAACACCGACTACTGGGACGCCCCGAAGCCGTACCTGGACGCCCTGGTCTTCCAGATCGTGCCGCAGGGCGCGAACCGCTCGGCGGGCCTGGAGACGGGCGAGATCGACTTTGTCGTGGACTTTTACCTGCCGAAGGCCGACGTTGGCCGCCTGAGCACCAATCAGCAACTGATCGGCAAGCGCGGGCAGGGCACCGGCGCCATCGACTTCATGATGATGAACCAGGGCAACCCGGTCCTCGCCAGGAAGGAGGTCCGGCAGGCCCTGGCGTTCGCCATCAACCGCGAGACCCAGGTGCAGCAGGCGATGGGCGGCCTCGGGCGTCCGGGCTTCGGGCCGCTGGGCGACGCCTTCAAGTGGCTGGTCAACGACGACGCGAGCTACGCCCGCAAGTACCCGCTCGACGTGGAGAAGGCGAAGGCCCTGCTGACCCAGGCGGGCGTCGCGCCGAACACGACGCTCCGGCTGGTACACGACGCGGCGCGCCCGAACTTCGTCGCCGGCGCGCAGATCATCCGCGACAACCTGCGCCAGGTCGGCATCACGGTCGAGATCCAGCCGCTCGAGCGCTCCGTGATGATCCAGAAGGTCTTCGCCGAGCGCGACTACGACCTGACACTGCAGTCGTTCGTGTCGAGCGGCGATCCGTCGATTGGGTATCACCGGCTGTACCTGACGAACGAGACGAAGGCCCAGTTCGTCAACGCCACGGGCTATTCGAACGCCAAGGTGGACGAGCTGCTGAACAAGGCGGCGGTTACGCCGGGGCAGGCTGACCGCGCGGCGCTCTACAAGGAGGCGCAGGCCATCCTGTCCGACGAGGTGCCCTCGCTGGTGCTCTACGACGAGGAAGGCATCGACTTCGCGTCGAAGAAGCTGAACAACGTCTGGCTCGGCGTCGACTCGCGCGACCGCTGGGGCGAGGTCTGGCTGACGCCGTAAGGCGACGGATCGTATTCATCCTCAACCCACGACTACCCGTTGTCATCCTGAGTGGAGCGAGCGTGCGAGCGGAACGAAGGTCCTCTTGCGCTGTAGCCCCTCACCCCCCGCCCCGCTGCGCGGCGCAGCCGACATTCGCGCTGCGCAGCGGGGCGGGGGGTGAGGGGCTACACGGGCGGCCAGCATGAAGTCCGGCGGCCTGGCGCGCTTCACCCTTCAGCGGCTCCTGCAGGCCGTGCCGCTGCTGCTCGGCGTGGTCGTCATCAACTTCACGCTGATCCAGCTGGCCCCCGGTGATCCCGCCACCATCCTGATCGGCGACTACCCCGCCCCGCCCGAGTACGTCGAGCAGGTCCGCCGCGAGTTCGGGCTGGATCAGCCGATCCCGATCCGGCTGGTCCGCTATCTCGGGCAGGTGCTCCAGGGCAACCTCGGCTACTCGTTCGCCAACCGCCAGCCCGTGACCGAGCTGATCGGCGCGCGGCTCGGCGCGACACTCCAACTGACCGTCACCTCACTCTGCCTTGCCAGCATCGTCGGTGTGCTGCTGGGACTGATGGCCGCCCGCAAGCGCGGCACGGCGGCCGATGTCGGCAGCCAGGCGATCTCCCTGTTCGGCTACTCGATCCCCGAGTTCTGGCTGGGCCAGTTGCTGATCGTGATCTTCGCCGTCAGCCTTGGCTGGCTGCCCTCGCAGGGGAACCGCTCGCTGCGCGCGCCGGCCGAGGGCTGGGGCGCGTTCACGGACGGGCTGCGCTACCTGCTGCTGCCGGCGCTGGCGCTCTCGTTCCGCTACCTGGCTATCGTCTCGCGGATGACGCGCGCCAGCTTGCTGGAGG contains:
- a CDS encoding ABC transporter permease translates to MKSGGLARFTLQRLLQAVPLLLGVVVINFTLIQLAPGDPATILIGDYPAPPEYVEQVRREFGLDQPIPIRLVRYLGQVLQGNLGYSFANRQPVTELIGARLGATLQLTVTSLCLASIVGVLLGLMAARKRGTAADVGSQAISLFGYSIPEFWLGQLLIVIFAVSLGWLPSQGNRSLRAPAEGWGAFTDGLRYLLLPALALSFRYLAIVSRMTRASLLEVLGSDFILAARSRGASERTVMFVHALRNAAAPIVTVIGYNVGFVLAGSALIETVFGWPGIGRLLFDSISKRDYPVLMAILLLISMTVVVVNLITDLLYAAIDPRVRYQ
- a CDS encoding EscU/YscU/HrcU family type III secretion system export apparatus switch protein, producing MPPPGTLPPREPGQPRTAVALTYDPANDEAPVVTAVGQGLVAEEIIRRAQEAGVPVTEDPRLAAVLSQIDVGVVIPPELYTVVAEVLAYVYRLDDRVNRRK
- a CDS encoding ABC transporter substrate-binding protein, encoding MVSSPGVGPRNRMRQGRRLTSASLLVSVLMVMGLLLAACGQAAPAAPAAAPKASEATKPAAPAASPAAPAAASPAAASSPAAAAASPAAGASPAAAPAASPAASPAAKPAGAGAPSGSVVTGPSAPPPVVATAGKPGGTAIVAIDADPETLNLGITTGYAAGDVGSKIFEGLVWTDHNFNAQPALAASWTVSADGKEYTFKLRPNVKWHDGKPFTSADVKFSFEEILAKLHPRAQTTLKRLQSIETPDPLTVTIKLSEAYAPFLLQQTAFDSPILPKHVYEGSDPKANPANQSPIGTGPFKFAEWNRGSSLKVVRNTDYWDAPKPYLDALVFQIVPQGANRSAGLETGEIDFVVDFYLPKADVGRLSTNQQLIGKRGQGTGAIDFMMMNQGNPVLARKEVRQALAFAINRETQVQQAMGGLGRPGFGPLGDAFKWLVNDDASYARKYPLDVEKAKALLTQAGVAPNTTLRLVHDAARPNFVAGAQIIRDNLRQVGITVEIQPLERSVMIQKVFAERDYDLTLQSFVSSGDPSIGYHRLYLTNETKAQFVNATGYSNAKVDELLNKAAVTPGQADRAALYKEAQAILSDEVPSLVLYDEEGIDFASKKLNNVWLGVDSRDRWGEVWLTP
- a CDS encoding AAA family ATPase, which produces MSAVHHGARALTADEARRRCDPATLALPDLAPGDADLALIGQERALSALQLGIAVHDDGFNVFVAGPPGVGKMTAVRRFLTRAARTRPTPDDWCYVYNFDDPTRPRALRLRGGQGRTLRDGVRALVTAARREIPRAFESEEYIAGVETIMNEMNHRREERMVELGARAKRQGFQLRATPMGIALQPVVRNQPLSEEEFAQLPAEVRASIELSRAALSVDVRAFMKEMRSVERESRERLEAQDRDVGLHAVGGLVEDLADDYVDQAEVSAYLSHVREGILTDIALFRANPAPGHQHSQPAATADPSQQIQERAFRKYEVNVVVDNGDTAGAPVVVESNPTYPNLIGRIEREAVLGALLTDLTLIRPGALHRANGGYLVLRAEDVLRAPLCWAALERSLRESCVSIEEAGEALGLSSTRGLQPDPIPLDVKVLLIGDATTYALLYNLDPTFRQLFKVRADFDTVTARTPEAEGLFAALAARCFQPDGLRPEPGALAVLVEEASRLADDHQKLAIHYDRLLELIREAEHWAAVDGAPAVRAADVQRAVEQRVYRSAAVQERLREMIVRGVLLVQPTGTAVGQVNGLAVMAVGDLPFGQPARITATIGLGHEGLLDIERQAELGGPIHTKGVLILGGYLADTYAREKPLALTARLVFEQSYSEVEGDSASLAELLALLSRLSDLPLKQSIAVTGSVNQRGEVQAVGGVNQKIEGFFDVCRALGLTGEQGVILPASNAEHLMLRPDLVEAMADARFHIYTVRHVDEALELLTDERASAVHKRVDEQIRNLADAALHFDTRGKSRRRSHTSANGKAGTPTTSGG
- a CDS encoding mandelate racemase, whose amino-acid sequence is MKITDLSVTLHNWDVPPVSYGGTKAGGIVEVGVVTISTDEGIEGHSFLGASSSGANESLHEVIGRLKPLVMGRDPLDIGAIWQAMWARNRQVSMRSICCIDVALWDIAGKVAGLPIHRLIGTYRDKAPAYASSAVMETPEEYAQEALSFRERGWQAYKIHPPRIPKLDIAVCEAVKRAVGDTMVLMLDSTWSYSYEDALRVGLAIQEMGYYWYEDPLPEDDLYNYVKLKAKLDIPILATEHSPGGLYGYTSWITQQATDMLRGDVAVKGGLTPMIKICHLAEAFRMKCEIHHGGNSLNNVANLHLTMAVPNCEYFEVLLPDSAQKHGLVQEIEVDAQGFVHAPTAPGLGYQIDWELIRRNQTRVVR
- a CDS encoding universal stress protein; translation: MQKTLLAPLDGSEASEASLPWAIKLAQDRALGIVLVRVVEYPQLATDTWGAGAISTDVYEEVLEIEREAAREYLDGVKHRLEAAGVAATVTVASGTPAVALLDLVDQLGAEAVVIASHGHSGLKRLVLGSVAHQLLAHATVPVFLVRADPPDQRRTPSFARIIVPLDGSALSERAVAAAQEIVAPGGTLLLVRVAPWPDPSLGEGGVGRVRDNEKAAYRVSLAREYLERIAGTVRARDVTVETQVIVSESKGSVAHHLAVTAATANVDAIVMSTHGRGGMTGWLLGSVADEVVRSVDRPVLAVSARAAASGVMGRQRVGDIMTRDVLALREDESLVVALRKLVRRHASGAPVLDANGAVTGVVSQRDILGWHERKVAELAEDRQPTSEHYLALLRTETVRSVMSSPAATIPETASVASALTMLRERSLHRLPVTREGQLVGIVTGSDILLALLAQLESADMEHHQQELEPTAAELAGAQAGR
- a CDS encoding flagellar hook-length control protein FliK; translated protein: MEPVAPVTSTIAGRLPALGFGTLTAGQLVQARVSRVDGDQVRLQWGEHTFNASSRVPLTVGQQVNLMVEESASGKMLLRMVDDTFGRARQTRGAESSGSQTAGTAAPATGARQGPIAPVAGRSGQPGSDGQGQAGSQQGSGQSNGQSGQSGRPEFGSQLPTGLPGQPTSAAGQPSAANGQPGLGLPGQTLLPGQPARAGFAPGLGQPNGGGSVFPGSAAPGGPSAGTPWMPGAFGLPTLAGSAEALASLMFTQLDGRPGRAGVAGATGPQAWSPSGAVADPEAANDAATEVSGATGSQRTAPGVAASTGLIAKSAMPTYGRLAQSVGGAVAFGQLLATNTPEISQTLARASLAPTDLGRLLVNLGVHPDEMNAVLVGELLAQGVTVQEGTVRNLRREVAAAGGSLRDVGPAVSLMRLGLPITPLSLAVARQLQAGQFAPSAAWGELLDTMQQLTRSPMSGSQAGVLAAELLADWRVPLEEGAAGIARWLQQSLDRTGTPLEAKLARPALDAPPPDGTSRAALTSPGQDVRARLDLLAQSLPPQAREGRSALATSLSASLQRVQATVQGEQLLNGSPAAPAERSEPRFFAVTIPTVMGQQLSTLEMRVRERDARPTKPGEPARPDVVQLRLNLPGLGDLAVNLTVGQHSVACHFGAATPFAEALLNASASELVGRLKRLGYGHTTVDAAHEPPPPAPSSQTGVAGNAGSPRLHQVDVHA